The DNA window GGAATCTGTGGCTGATCGTTCGCTGGGGCGTGCTCGCCACGCCGCGGCGCGGCGGGCGAGCACTACCCGTGTGGTTCCGCTTCGAGGTATTCCGAGCGTGGATCAACCACACGCTCGACGAACTGCTACACCGGAAGTGGGAAGCACCGACCAACGGTGTGGGGATTCCCGCGACGTATGGTCAGCTGGACGCGGGCTGACCGAGCCCGCGTCCAGCGAGTGCCCCTGAAGAGCAGTTGCTAGGCATCGCCATCACATATTCGGCGCTCTCACTGACGTGAGACCGCCTTTCGCTGGCTATTGTCTCCGTACCGAGATCGAACTTGTCGCTTCCGCCGTGGAAAATCAAGTCAGCGTGTAGAACCGATGGGAACTACCGACAGTCCTTGTCGCTGCGACCAGTGCCGCGGTGAAGAACGACGCAACGAACGTCTCGAGAAGATACGCGACGAATAGCGTCGCATACATCGCCGGCCCGGGGCTTTGAAGAAACGGCCCCATGATGTAGAGACCTCCGAGCAGCGTCGCTATGAACGCGGCACCTGAGAACCCACCGAGCAGCGGGAACGCGAGAAGTTTCGGATGGGATCGCAGTACACGGCCACTTTCCCGTGCCATAGCGAACCCAATCTTGAGGCGACCGATCACTCCCATATCAGGATTCCGTGTCGCACAAAATAAGCGCTATTCGCTCTGTCTCCGAGCCAGATTCTAAGCGACACTGGTATGAATTACCTTGTTTTGACGATGGGTGATCTTTTCTCGGAAACCTCGGCGAGATAATCCATCGATCTAATTGGAAAACGAATCTCTGTTGAAATCCTCGGAGTCGGATATGAAATGTGTGCTCATAATCTGCCCGCGTCCACGGAGCCAAACTGAACTACGTAGCACCTCTCGAACGCGAGAAACCGGGTCACCAACCTTAGTGCAACACCCCGGCCAGATACGAAAAACGATCTCACTCGGTATCTGTGCCGGAGGATTCGCTTCGGGTGTTCGAGAAGCGGAGCCCTGCGGTGCCAGTTATCCTTGATTGGGCATTCGCGGGGCGAGCATCCCGACGAACGAATCCAGATCACGCGTCTGATACCAAGCCGTCCCCGGACCAGTGAACTCGAAGACGAGTCCCTCACCGCTCAGCAGCGTCGACTTGAGACCTCCGACCCGACGGGTCTCGTAGTCGATCTCGTCGTCCCAAGCGACCAAGTGCTCGTTGTCCAGAACGTACGATTCACCGGCCGCGAGCTCGAGCTTCTCGAGGCCGCCGTACGCATCGATGAACGCGGTTCCAGTTCCCTTCAAAGCGAGTGGCATCAAACTGGCCTCGCTCAACACCGATTTGAGGCCACCGACTTCAGAGTCGATGTCGATACCCTCGGTCGCTGCGAGAAAGGCCCCATCGGTAGAGTACAGCGTCTCGTCTTCGAGTTCATGAGGCATCACGTCCCCCGGCGTCGGAGGAGCGAAGGTGACCGTTCCCGGGGCGTTCTCGACGGTGAACTGGTTGGTGAACAGTGATTCGCCGCCCAGCATGGATTTCGCGGAGCTGAGGAGTCCGTCTCGGCTCGTCCCGGTCTCCACCGAGACGTTCGCCGAGTGGCCGACCATCGCACCCGGTTCGGCGATAATCGACTCCCCTCGGTCAAGCGTTACTGTCAGGTGGGTGTACGACGGCCGATGTGAGAATTCGTATTGCATATGAGTGAGCTGACGGTTGGTTACTCGCTGCCGGGCGTCTGGTATTCGGCGTCGATCGATTGTTCGTCTGCGTCGTCGGGCTCACCGCTCAAGCGAGCGAAGCCGTATGCGGTGGCGACGACCACACCGACGATACTTGCGATGAGCTTCGTGCTAAATCTCATAGCCAGATGTGGAGACGGGTGGAAACGGTATCAAATGGAACCCACTGTTGCGGATGCAGCAATACCGCCGAACCGTCCCCGACACGCTGCATCGCTCAACGGCGAACACCACTCGGACTGGGTCGGAGCCAACAAACGTCCACGGTGCGCCCGGCTCCCGCCGCGCTGCCCCGTGCGGAGCGGGTATCTCCGATTCCGACGACCGTTAACGAGTTCCAAGACACAGTTGACCGTCCCGGTTGGCGTGTTGCGACTCCTGCAACGCTGTCTCGTGTTCTATTTAATCGGCGGTTGAATAGACAGTCGCAATTGAGCAGACGAGAACAGAAGTTCCCCTGCCCGCTGATTCGACAGTAATCATGCACGCATACGAGTCCCCAGAGAACGAAGCATTCGAACAGCGCCCGGACATACGCAGTAGTGAGGTTGTGCTCAGAAACCACGACCACTCACGACCGTACGTCGTGGATCTCCAACTGACCGGAGACGGTAGCGCCACACCTGAAACGACCGGGACGTACCGCCTCGCCGAGGGTGAGATCCGATGTCTCTCCACGAATATGTCGTCCGAACGGACGCAGGTGACCGCTCGGCTCGAGACCGGCGCCAACGACACGACCGTGGGTAAGCTGAGCGAGCGACCGGAGCACACCGCCGTGATCCAGCTCGGCAACGGAGTCGTATGCACGACGCACGGGGTTTGAGTCATCTCTATCGAACGAAAAGGCCGACAGAGGGCTCAGTACGGCCCGTGAAGTCACCAGCCGGCGAATCCGACACTGCGGGTTCCGATGGAACCGACCATCCGACTGTGCGGTGAGTGGAGTCGAATTCCCACACCGACGACCCCGCGTCCGCTAGAGATCCGCAGTCTTGAACCGGAGGTAGCCGAGAGCGACGGGAACGAGCGTCCACGCGACTAGCAGTCCAAGGCCGGCCGGCCACGTGACGTACGCGATTCCACTGTCGACGTACCGACCGGCCCGACTGACGGCGAACCCAGTCCGGACGAGGAGATCGAAGGACTCGCTCGGTGCCGCGAGGCGGACGAAGAGAGCCCACCCTGGCATATCGTTCGTGACTGCCGTGTCGAACCGATGGAGGATCAACAACATCGCCGTGTGAAGGTCCTCCCAGAGGACGACCGTCGCCAGATACGCACCGATTGTACCGACGGTCACGCGTCGGCCAGTAGCCGTTGACAACGAGACGCCAATTGCTAGCCCAACGAACGCCACCCCGTACAGTACCGTTACACCGGCGAACCACGGCAGCCAGAGCCACGGCACGCCGCCGTCAGCGAGCGCGATGGCGACGCCGCCGGCGAGACAGAGCGCGAGCGCCGTCGGCACGGCGAAGACGACGCTCCGGCCGACGAGTTTGCCGACGGCCACGTCCCGGCGGGAGTGTGGAATGGAGAGTGCCAGTCGGAGCTGCCCGCCGGCACGCTCCGCGAGGATCGACTTGTAGCCGAGCAGGAGCGCGACGAGCGGGGTCGTCACCCCGACGACTCCGGCGAGGCTGTCGATGTATGTCAGGAACGAGCCGTCGTCGAGGACGAACTCGACGGCGGCGAGGCCGACGAACAGGAGGATCTGAACCCCGCCGACGATCCAGATGCCGACCGACCGGCTGGCACGACGAATATCGCGAATGGCGGCGTCGCGCCACGTCACGCGAGGTCCCTCCACTCGAACCGGAGCATCGCTACCGACAGTGGGCCGAGGAGCCAGCCGACAAAGACCGGAAGCGCGAGCGTCGGCCCGTCGTACCACGCACCGGCTCCCGGGTCGCTCACAGCTAAGGCGGTAACGAGCGTCTCGAAGGCGCTTCCGGGATCGAGTTGGGCGCCGACCTGAACCGCGGTGTGGATCGGACCCTCGGCGACCCCCGCCGCGATCAGGCCAGCTTCGGCCCCTGCAGTGACGGCATCCCAGACGATGACCAGCACGAAGAGCGCGACGACGCCGAGGACGAGCGCCCGGCGGTTCGTCGCGACTAATGCGGATGCGGCAACGCCGATCCCGACCCAGATGGCGCCGTAGGCGACACTCAGGAGGACGAACGCCAGAAATCGGAGGGGCTGCAGCGTTCCGAACGGGTAGACGACCAAGGCGCCCGCAATCATCATCCCGGCGACGATGGCGGTCCCCAGCACGCCTGCTCGGCCAACGAATCGGCCGAGCACGAGCGTCGACCGGCCGTGTGGCATCGAGAGCGCGAGCCGTAGTGCGCCGGATTCGTGTTCACGGGCGACGGCGCCGTATCCGAACAACACGCCGATGGGGGCCAACAACCCCCCAAGCCACCCACTGGCGAAGGCGCCGAACCGACTCGTGGTGATCGGAGCGGTGCCGACGACGGGGTAGACGTACGCTGCGATGGACACGACGCAGACGAGACCGACGAGCGCGACCTTCGGGAGTCGGGCATCGCGTACCAACTGCCAGTCCCGACGGGCGATCACGCGCCACGTCACGCCCGCTTGCCTCCGGTGAATTCGACGAACATGTCCTCGAGTGACGCCTCTTCCGTGCGGAAGTTGACGACCTCGACGCCGGCATCGTGCAGTTCGACCAGCGCGTCCATCTTCGCATCGTTCGTACACGTCGCCTCGATGGCGCCGTCTCGCTCAACCGCCGTCTCGACGCCATCGACTCGTCCGACGGCGTCAAGAGTCTCGCCGTCGACTCGATCGGGCGTAATGACCAACTTCGTGCCACCACCGATGGCCTCACGCAACCCGGCGATGGTGTCGGTCGCGATCAGCCGGCCGTTCTGGAGGATACCGACCCGGTCACAGACCGCCTCGACCTGTTCGAGGACGTGGCTCGAAAAGAAGATGGTCGCGCCACGTTCGGTCTCCTCGCGGAGGATAGTCCGCATCTCCGCGGCGCCGTTCGGATCGAGCCCGGTCGTCGGCTCGTCGAGGACGAGCAGATCCGGGTCCCCGACGAGCGCCATCGCGAGCGCGAGTCGCTGACACATCCCTTTCGAGTAGTCCGCAGCCGGTCGCGCGGCGTCGTCACGGAGCCCGACGCGGGAGAGCACGTCGGCGGGATTCTCGTCGACGCCTTTCGACCGGATGGCGTATTCGACGTGTTGGCGGCCCGAGAGTCCGTCGAACGGGGCGTACCCCTCCGGCAAGACGCCAACGCGTTTTCGGATCGCGACGCCGTCGTCCCGGCAGTCGTGGCCGAACACGGACATGGTGCCGTCGCTCGGAGTGACGAACCCGAGGAGGATGTCGATGAACGTTGACTTGCCCGCGCCGTTCGGCCCGAGGAAGCCAAACGTTTCGCCCGCGTCGACAGTCAGGTCGACGCGGTCGAGAGCGAGCACGTCGCCGTAGCGCTTCGAGAGGTCCGTGGCGCTAATGATAGTCACAGGACGCTGGGACGGCGTGGCGGCCGATGAATATCCCGTGGCGGTTTCGGAGTCGGAAACACTGACACCGTTGTTTGGTCGGACCCGTTGGGGGCACGAGCACCGATCCGGGGTTGACCGGCCGTCGTCGCTATGCCGCGTGCGACCGGAGCGTAGGCCCGGCACGCCAGAGAAGGGCAGCAAGCAGCGGGAGTAACGCCACACACATACTGAGCGTCAGCGTTTGTGGGACGATCCAGGGTGTCACGAACGCCATCCCGATCCCGACGAACGGGCCAACGGCGACGGTGATCGTCGGGCTCACGAGCAGCCGTCGCTGGCTGTCGTCGAACTCGATACCGTACACCCATCCGCCGGGGTATCAACAGCCCAAGCGGGAAGAGAACCAGACCGGCCCAGACGACGAGCGACAGCGTGAGGAGTGCAAGCGCCGAACCGAACACCCCTCCCGTGTCGGGCGACGGCAGCCTCACGAGCGCCCGATAGCCGAGGGCTGCCAGTCCTGCGCCGACCACCGCCACCGGAAGCTGGAGCAGGCCCAACAGGCGATGTCCGTTCATGAGTTCCCCACAGCGCGTTCAGGTTGGGAGCGCGGTGAAGTCGGGCATAAAGAGAACAATGACCGCAGCACGTGACTGGCGATGATATAGAGAAAGACACCGGCTCCGAAACCAGCGACGGTGGGTATTGTCATAGAAATAATAGTTGGCTGCCGATGGTTTCGCAGGTGGAGTATGGCAATCCCGAGTACTGCGTCGCCGATGACTGACAGGATTCGCTCAGTTGCATACCGGACGGTGAGTCTACGTATCAAAAAGTACCGGAGCAGCGGTTCGTGCACCGAAACGGCCCCGCCGACACACCGGGACGTGCCTCGTGGTCCGCCCAGTCGTATCTCGCTCGGAGGTGCCGCTCAGGCCTCAGTTGTCGGGGAAGATGGCGTCCGGATCACGAGCAGCGAACGGTCCGACTCGATCACCCGTCGTCGCGTACCGGTAGAGTGCCGTGCGGACGATTGCCGTGACGGTCTGGGAGCCAACGATGGCCGCGACGACGATCAGGCCCCCGCCGGCGAGTGCCGCGACAGCAAGGGTGCCGTGAAGCGCGAAGTACCCCGTACACAAGAGCGCGAGGCCGGGGACGGCAACGATGAAGAAGGCCAGGCTCACCCCGAGGGTCGCGGAGACGCTCTCACCCCACGTCTGCTTGAATAGAGATCCGCTACGGCGGAGCTGTCGGCGGATACCGTCCGCGTCGCCGAGGACGATGACGGGAACGATGAAGTACGTCAGGAGCGCCCACGCCAGATCGAACGCGAGCCTGGCGAGACTGCCCACCGCCCCGAATTTCTCGTCGATGATGTAGAGGACCGTCCCGAGCGTCGCAGCGACGACAGCCCAGACGGCAATCCGCCGGCGGACGCGCCAAGCCGCAGCGAGACCATCCCACACGGACGGTTCCTCGTCGTCGAACGTACGTGCGGCGCAGTGAACGACGGCCGCGTTGAAGAACGTCGCGACGCTCGAAGAAATCGCAAACACACAGAAAAGCGCACCGTACTGATAGAGGTCGTTCGTGAACAGCGAGTCCACGATTCCGTACCGGAACGCAACGGCACCGAGGAGTGCGAACGCGCTACCGACCGCGAGTAAGCTTAGCAGGGGCAGGACCACGAGGCTCGGCCGTCGCCTGAACAGGACGAGACTATCGACCGTGAGTGTCAAGCCGCGTCTGTACTTGGAGGGCACAGTCGGCAATAACACGTTCTGAATGTTAACACCCAGGGACGTGTCTCGGGATGCGTTTCGAGCGCCCAGGTCGGGGTCACTCTCGTTCCGAACGCGATGGGCAGTGTAGTAGGTCGACGTGATCAAACAACTGAACGTCGGAAGAAGGAACTGAATACCGTGACACTCGACGATTCAAACGACTGGTTCACCTCCGATACGGGACGTCGAACGTTTCCGAACGGGAAACGCAGGGATGGTGTTTAGTCGTGCGGTGCTCGAAGCAGGTCACATGGCCCTCCAGTTAGGCCGAGCGATCGGGCGCGGTGCCCGGCGTTCACTCTCGATCAGTGGCATCGTTGCACTGGCGTTGATGATCTGTTATCAGGTTCTCTTCGTCGGCTCCTTCAACGCCGTCATCGTGGACCAACTCCCGTCCGGAGTGCAATCCAGCGGCGCCGGGGTCGGCTTCGCGCTCCCGCTGCCGACCGAAGTCGCAGCCGGACTGGCCGTAGTCGCGCTGTTGCTCGGCATCGGCGTCTTTCTCGTGACCGCACGGCTGTTTGCGCGTGAGCTCTCCACCCTCTCGTCGCTCCCCGGCGATCTGTTCACCCGGCGCATCGGCCGTGCGTTCCTGTCCGCGCTCGTCGTCAGCGTTGTCCTCGGGGTGGCGATCACCATCGGGTTCGCGTTCCTCCTCGTTCCCGGTCTGTTCCTCGCCGTGAGTCTCCAGTTCGCGCTGTTCGCCGTCGCCGTCGAGGACACCGGTCCGGTCGAGGCGTTCCGTCGAAGTTGGGAACTGGCGAGTGGCAACCGCTGGCGACTGCTCGCCCTCGTCGTCCTGTTCGGCGCCGTCGGCGCTGTCGGTGGCGCGGTCGGATCGCTGCTTGCCTTCGTCTCGCCGTCGGTCGGGCAACTCGCCTCGCTCGTCATCAATTCGGCGCTCGTTATCCTGATGTACGGCATCATCGCCGATTCGTTCGTTCAACTACGTGGCGGATCGGCGTCCGCGACGAGTTCGCTCGCCTGAGCCCGCCCAGTCGAAGGCGGCGCCCATATTTCTCGACGCACTGAACCTCGGGTAGGTGTTGATCGGCGCAGTGCGACGTACGTCGGTTCGTCAACAACACAAGAACGAACACGACGGGACCGGGTGGGCCATCAACTACGTCCGAGACGCGCACGGCGTCGGAACAGGTAGTACGTCAGCGAGGGAACCGAGACGATCAACAGTGGCGAGAAGGCGGCGGCACCGATGTGCGCGAGACCGGCGAGACACCACGCGACACTCGGCGACCACCCCTCGTCGTCACCGAGTGCTCTAATGTCCGCGAGCAGGCATCCAAAAACGACGAGGGCCACGAAGATACCGCCCCAGAACGAGGCTACTGCGAGGACGAACGACGCGATGCCAGCGGCGACGTTCGGATCACCACCCGACGATGACACGAGGATGAACGTCTGCGAACCGAAGTCGGAGAGAAGCGTTGTCACCGCGACGGCGGGGAACAGGGCGACGCCGTACCACCACGAGCCCGACATACTGTTATGGAACGAAGGGGAGGTAGGCAGCCACGACTGCGTAATGAATCGGGGGGAGCAGTCGCGTGGACTGTCTTCTGGCTTTTAGCATTCGAGAGTGCTACGCTATGCACTGCCGCCTGCATCAGCGACACCGCCGTGGCCTCTCCGTTTGGCCAGCCAGCCCCCGAAACGACCGGAGACCGCACCGAAGACGGCTATCACTGCGAAAATCAGGCCGCCGAACACGAGCGTCATCGCGACGCTGACTGCTTGGAACCACGGCGGGTTTGGGATATTTGTGACCGCCCAAAGCAGTTCGTTCAGCGCCCAGAGGGCCGGTATTCCACCGATAAGCGCGGCTCGTAATCCGGTCGCGGTGCTGTTCCCGCCGCGTCGCTTGATCAGATACCCGGCGAATACGCTCCCGACGACGACCGCTCCGAGCGTTATGTTCTCCGGGGATCGCCACACTTCGAGCGCGGTGAACGGGAGTGCGAGTAGCCCACCGACGAGTGCGTACGTCCACGTCTCGGTCAACTGGAGGGGACCAATCCGAACCACGTCGGGATATCTATCGCTCCATATAAAAATCCCGTCACGGTGTTGCTCGGCCAAAGAGTGGCGTTCGATGCACTACGAACGGTCTCCGTCCTCGGAAGGTTGGAATACACTGGCTCCCGCTCTATGTGGCGTCTTCGTTTTTTGCGGTTGCGTGTCGGTCAGTTACCTTACCGAATCGTAAAGCCGGATCGTGACGAGGCTGCCTTCGGGGTCGTTCTCCCGAAACTGGATCTCTCCTCCTAACTGAGTGACTGCCCAGTTGACGAACCAGAGTCCGATACCCTGGCCGTGTTTGAGTTGTGTTTCGGTTCCGGCAGCGAGCATCTCTCGTTCCCGCTCGGGAATCCCTGGTCCGTCATCCGCCACGGAGAGTTCGACCGTCCCGTCCGACATCTCCTGAACACTGAGTTCGACGCGGGACGCGTCCGCAGTCGTGTGTTCGAGTGAATTTTCGACCAGCTCGAAAAGCACCTGTCGGAGCACGGCTCGATGAGAGGAGATAGTCACCTCGTCGGGACAGACGAGCGAGATGTCGGCCGACTCGTTCTCGGATCGGAACTGATCGACGACAGTACTGGCTACGTCAGTCAGATTGACCGAGTCCGGTGAATCGGTACTCTCGGTCATGACTGCCTCCGCCTCTCTGACTTTGTTACTCAGTTCGAGAAGGTCGGTCGCGCGCTCTCGAATGCCGGTCCGTAGCTCCTCGTCGTCG is part of the Salinigranum marinum genome and encodes:
- a CDS encoding TIGR00266 family protein, yielding MQYEFSHRPSYTHLTVTLDRGESIIAEPGAMVGHSANVSVETGTSRDGLLSSAKSMLGGESLFTNQFTVENAPGTVTFAPPTPGDVMPHELEDETLYSTDGAFLAATEGIDIDSEVGGLKSVLSEASLMPLALKGTGTAFIDAYGGLEKLELAAGESYVLDNEHLVAWDDEIDYETRRVGGLKSTLLSGEGLVFEFTGPGTAWYQTRDLDSFVGMLAPRMPNQG
- a CDS encoding ABC transporter permease subunit, translating into MTWRDAAIRDIRRASRSVGIWIVGGVQILLFVGLAAVEFVLDDGSFLTYIDSLAGVVGVTTPLVALLLGYKSILAERAGGQLRLALSIPHSRRDVAVGKLVGRSVVFAVPTALALCLAGGVAIALADGGVPWLWLPWFAGVTVLYGVAFVGLAIGVSLSTATGRRVTVGTIGAYLATVVLWEDLHTAMLLILHRFDTAVTNDMPGWALFVRLAAPSESFDLLVRTGFAVSRAGRYVDSGIAYVTWPAGLGLLVAWTLVPVALGYLRFKTADL
- a CDS encoding ABC transporter permease is translated as MTWRVIARRDWQLVRDARLPKVALVGLVCVVSIAAYVYPVVGTAPITTSRFGAFASGWLGGLLAPIGVLFGYGAVAREHESGALRLALSMPHGRSTLVLGRFVGRAGVLGTAIVAGMMIAGALVVYPFGTLQPLRFLAFVLLSVAYGAIWVGIGVAASALVATNRRALVLGVVALFVLVIVWDAVTAGAEAGLIAAGVAEGPIHTAVQVGAQLDPGSAFETLVTALAVSDPGAGAWYDGPTLALPVFVGWLLGPLSVAMLRFEWRDLA
- a CDS encoding ABC transporter ATP-binding protein, with translation MTIISATDLSKRYGDVLALDRVDLTVDAGETFGFLGPNGAGKSTFIDILLGFVTPSDGTMSVFGHDCRDDGVAIRKRVGVLPEGYAPFDGLSGRQHVEYAIRSKGVDENPADVLSRVGLRDDAARPAADYSKGMCQRLALAMALVGDPDLLVLDEPTTGLDPNGAAEMRTILREETERGATIFFSSHVLEQVEAVCDRVGILQNGRLIATDTIAGLREAIGGGTKLVITPDRVDGETLDAVGRVDGVETAVERDGAIEATCTNDAKMDALVELHDAGVEVVNFRTEEASLEDMFVEFTGGKRA
- a CDS encoding DUF6159 family protein yields the protein MITSTYYTAHRVRNESDPDLGARNASRDTSLGVNIQNVLLPTVPSKYRRGLTLTVDSLVLFRRRPSLVVLPLLSLLAVGSAFALLGAVAFRYGIVDSLFTNDLYQYGALFCVFAISSSVATFFNAAVVHCAARTFDDEEPSVWDGLAAAWRVRRRIAVWAVVAATLGTVLYIIDEKFGAVGSLARLAFDLAWALLTYFIVPVIVLGDADGIRRQLRRSGSLFKQTWGESVSATLGVSLAFFIVAVPGLALLCTGYFALHGTLAVAALAGGGLIVVAAIVGSQTVTAIVRTALYRYATTGDRVGPFAARDPDAIFPDN
- a CDS encoding DUF5518 domain-containing protein, encoding MAEQHRDGIFIWSDRYPDVVRIGPLQLTETWTYALVGGLLALPFTALEVWRSPENITLGAVVVGSVFAGYLIKRRGGNSTATGLRAALIGGIPALWALNELLWAVTNIPNPPWFQAVSVAMTLVFGGLIFAVIAVFGAVSGRFGGWLAKRRGHGGVADAGGSA